The genomic segment TGAGGAAGAAAAGAATAgaagaaagggagggagagaagtAATGGAGATAGAAATacaggaagaaaaaaagagaagtatCCACATCATAGGCACAAATAAAGTCCAAAGAACAACTTACCATCCCTAGGCGGTCCCGGCCCAGAGCTCACCCAGCGCTGTACCCAGGCAAGTCGTCCACATGAGACAGCAAGGAGAAAGGGCATGAAGGGTGATTTTAGGGTGCAACAACAGGAGATTGCATGTGCATGGTTGTGAATTTCGGTGAGGTGAGCAATGCTAACTATGGGGACCAGACTGCAGTATATTTGCGGAGAGAGCAATGGGAGTCTGCAAGAAGCTCCTCCATCCTATGCAAGTAAGATACTTCCTGAAGCCAAAACAAAAGGGTCGGTGGGACAGAGGAACTCCAAAGATGGGGGATTACCGTTCGGGCCTCTAAAAGCAGGAAACATAGAAGGGGCATAATGCCTCTCGCTACTGAACTCGGTAATATCTAGAGGAGGAGGGTGGTCGGGTCAAGGGTGAAATGGACCGCAGTCATACTGTGAATAGTGTCTAGCACCTGGGACCAGTAAGAGGAAAGGGAAGGGAAGTTGATCCAAATGTGTGTGATAGTCCCTCCCGGGGCCCCACATCTCCAGCACACATTGGGCACCAAGGGGTAGAAGCAGGAGAGGAGATCCGGCACGCTATACCACCTCGTAAGGAGCTTATAATTCGTTTCTTGCGCCTTGCAGGATGTAGAGGTTGCGTGGCACCACTTCACTGCAGTCGCCCACTCCTCGTTCGTTAGCGAGCATCCTATGACCATCTCCCAAGTGCGTCTAAAAGGGAGCGCATCTCCTGAGTGAGTCTAGATGAAGGCTATATAACACTCTGATCTTATGGCATATGGAGGATGTGGAGACACAGAGCCGCTTGAAAGGAGTCAGCGGGCGATGCAGCTGCAGAGACACCTTGGAAGCCCTGTAAAAATGGAGCAATTTTGCATACTGGAAACTGTCCGCAGGGGAAGGATCGACACCTTCCAGGATCGCGGAAAGCGGTTTTAAGTCAGAGGCGTCCAAGAAGTCTCTGAGCAACACACCCGGGTTTCTCTTCCTGCCTAGGAATGACGTAGCTGAGATGGCTGGGGAGAAGGCCACATTACCAAATACAGGAGATAGGGGGCCATTTGGTGACACTATGGGGGACCGTCGGAGGTACGATCGCCTCAACAGAGCAATTGAGGCCATTACCGGGGGTATGGAGTTCAGGGTTGCCCTAGGAATAGCATTATCAGGAAGCCAAAGAAGGGCTCCGGGGTCTATCTGGGTCTCGGATGATTCTAGGGCAAtccatatgtggtagcccttggggggtgttggtagtggggatATTGTTTCAGTAAATgaagggttaatgttaaccctatagtttgtgacgccaggctgagggctagtatgctgaggtaattctccggcctatcgccgcccttcccagtaatgataggtgcatgtaatagaatgactgaagatccacaaagtagttgaactttaactttgagaactttacttagatgattgcggtacatccaatgaacaaatacagtctcaggcaaacagtctctatatatctcaatgactgacaattgttgcagaCCTTGAGTAAAatttaagtctctgaatttagggtaattgttgcagatccgtccagatttaggggatagataaggtccggtgatcctgcagagtgcttagggattgatgcaCTCGCAATCCTAGATATATcagctgttgccgcaaggctcaggcctaactcactgcgatagacagctgcgcagatcctgctcgtttgacagctcGGGAACAAGAGCaatgcttactgcttggctgcacaggaacaagagagagaacaatggccgccgctcccttatatgggcaggggcggggcagggcgaatctgattggtctgaacatctgccattcactgttacacagtgtgaaggGATTGACtgcgtcacaaggacctccaaaggtccttaagcagaaataccatagaggtcACGTAAccacgtgacccacaggtcctgctatgctatagacaagtaattaactatttataggcattgatataatatttacatgcttcctaagtaagctattagtgcaataactatctggatgagaggtaaccaggggtgaactagacaatgggaaccccaacgtcctagggactctggctaaggggacccacacacgcacGTTCCGGATAGgatgtggtaccgggacaccacacacagaTTCCGGTCTCTGTTATGAAAGCTGTCAAGAACTCTTGCAAGATCGCAGAAAGGTAATAGCACTGACAGTCTGGGAGCTCCAGACCGCCATCTGTCTTCCTGCGTATCAATATTGATCGGGCAATACGTGGGTGTTTGCTAGCCCAGACAAAACCAGATAGGAGCTGATTCACCCTCTGAAAGAAGTGCTTCTTCAATGAAAAACATTAACCCATCGGTCCCATGATACTTTCTGAATTATTCAACTTTATGCAGCTTTAATTCATAAAATTTAGGAAAAATTCTAGATAATTAGTAATTTTCAAAGTAAGATACTTATTAATTAGAATTGTTTTGTATTCATTTAATGCTTGAACTGGAACTGAAGTTTACCATCAAATCTTTTTACTCAGTATTTGAAAAGCGGACTGAAGAATTTGAAAAGCGGACTCAAGAATTTGAActcaaaattagaaaatttttccCTGACACCTGGCTCTGGAACCTTGTCCTTATTgggaatcctgtggataggtaatGTTTTCTTTGTAAAAACCTGTTTTACATAATAGAAATTGTGAGTTTATCCCATCACATATTGCGAGTTTATCCCATCACTTTATGTTGTTGGGCACTGGAGCACCCACTGACTGGAAAAGTGCAGGGGATGTAATTCTGATATAGCACTGCATCTTCTTTTGAGCTTTTCTGGATGACATGAAGAAAATTGAtgcaattttttgggggggatcatTCGGAATGATATGATCTACTTACTTATTGCATTTTAATATGATGTTTCAGCACTACCTGAGCATATTATTAGGCTATTCCTTCTATCAACGTATTGAACATAGAACAATAAATAGCACTCCAGGCAAAGTAAATGCTCAGTGAAATCCAAATGTCACAATCGTCCGTGCTCAGAAAATCCAGTCGGTTTTGTAATGAATTTGTACTGTATAGCAAATAGCAACGTTTGGGGATAGGCCTGTGCAAATTGCATGAGGGATAAACGCCaaagaaaggataggggataagatgtctgatcacgggggtcccgctgctggagcccCTGCGATGTCCATGCAGCACCCGAGCTCTAAACAGTAAGTTTAGAGTACTGGGTTTCTGCGgccggagacgtgacgtcacgccaagctCCCTTGTGACATCCCACcatggcccctccattcatgtctattcaaGTGACATAATAACCTATGAATAAACTCATTTTATATAGATTACCGTTTTGCTTTAGCTAGTGGATGTGTCTCGAATAGCAAGTTTATTTTGGTTATGTGTAATTTCTAGTTTTTAATACTAAAAAGTATCTTATTTCATGATTGTttatctttatttctttttttttttatatagtaaacttAGCCTAACAAGCATCCAAGTCACGGTCCCAGACACCATCACACAATTTAATGCTGGAGCCTTCTGTATGGGTAacgatggttttggcctttccccACAAGCTTCTTTGACTGTCTTTAAACCGTTCTTTGTAGATCTTGCTTTGCCTTATTCCATCATCCAAGGAGAGACGCTCTCTATCAAAGCGAATGTCTTCAATTATCTCAACCAGTGTTTAATGGTGAGTTATGAAAAGATGCCTGCAAAAATGTTTTAGGAAGCTTTGTGAGTATTATAtttcattctgttttttttttttcatttgaaagTTTCATATTATAAACAGTACATAAGCACGACAACAGGAGTCCCATCGACCCTAATAATGTTAACAGTTGAAGAAGGAATCTCAGAGATTGACAATTAGTAATGGCAAAGGTGGGAGACTATCAccaatatatatgagcaagtttcAGCCATATGTAGTAAGGACCGGTCTTGCCTTAGGTCAGGGTGTTCCAAGATCCGATAGAAGAGTAACTACAAAACAGAGGAGGTGAGTATGAACAGGAAGGGGGGGAAGAAgtctgtaagggggggggggttaaggagTCACAGCTGCCATATGGGAGGCACGAGCAAGAGTAGCTCAACTTGCGTCTTCAGTTAGGAAGGTAGGGGACGTAGGCAGTGAGGGCAAGGTGGAGTGAAGTAAGGGAAGGTCCGCCATGGTGACTAAAGAGTCAGAAATGTTTCATATATCCTGTTGGACCAGCTAATTCATTCCTTGAGCCTTCAGATGTCATTGACTTTACTCTTCCACTCAGATATGGTTGGAGGGGAGTTTGTCTTCATTTTAGAGAGATGGAGTGCTAGGTTGTATTTAGAGGGATAAAAAGATGGGGAGGGCACACTGAGGGCAATAACGGCCATGGACAGGACAATCTGAGTGGAAGTAATTTCTCTCATTGCCTGCTCGATCCACCTCCAATAGGGGGGCAACGGTAGGGCAGTCCTACCAGATGTAGGAGAACCCCAGTTATTCTCATACCCCCAGCACAGATTAGTTTTTGACAATTTATAGGTTAAAAATAACACTCATGGGTCCTCTACCATCATGACAGCAGTTTATAATGGTTCTCCTGGAGTCAAACACACCTAGAGTAGCCATGCATATGAGTAAGGATTTGAGTAATCTTTGACTTGGAGAGGGTAATGCCTAGTTTCTGCTCCCATTAGGGAATGTATGGAGACTCATTCGCTGATCATGGATTAGTGATCATTTGGTAAAGAGACAAGATTTTACACTTTGAAGTGGATGAGGTAGAGATAAGACCCTCAAAAACACTAACTTGCACCATTGTTGGAAGGTGGAGATGTGTAAAGAGGTCGGAGAATGGTGTTAGAATGGTTTGTATTGTTTGTGTGTCTGGCGTCATCCCATTACTGCAGGACGCTCAGAGGTACTGAACCCAACAAAGACCACATGGGCAAGAAAGTCATGGAGGGGGCCCGAGTCAGCTAGGGAAGGAAAGAAAAAGGGATATAAGAGGAGGGGAAGGGGCCAGAGTAGGTGCCATGACTTTCCAGGTGGACATTAGACCAGAAAACATAGCAGGAGTAGAATTTCCAAAGTGTGGGCAGACAGGAGGGAGCCACAGGGCCTTATGGGTGTCATTTAGGAGGGCATGCACTTCTGAAGGTGCAATTGGGGCCACCATGTCAAGCCAGCGGTTTAACTGGATCGCTTTACAGTATCTGGGTGGCCTGTCCCTACTCCTGGCCAGGAGGGTGTGGGCAAGACATGGGCCCTTCTGTTTCCAAACAAATTCTGGGATTTAAGATCGGAGGGAATGAAAGGTAGGATTTCGGAGCCGTTGTTATGGTATACAATATCTTTGGGACTATATTTTTGCACAAGATATTTTCTGCCTAGCCAGCAAGGATAATAGTGGGACAAAATTCGTCTGCCAAAGCAGGCGGTAGATGGACATGCTAAAAATTGGAAATGGCACCAAAGTAAGTTAGAATTTCTTCAATTTGTGGGAGGGTAGTTACAGGTTGGGTAACAAGGAAAAGCAAATCATGCGATTGCTATAACTTTAAAGTTGGACTGGCCTATCCAGACGCCATGGACATCTTGGGGATTCCCTACTTTTCTGTAGGAGAGTCTCCAAGACTAAAATAAAGAAGCAGGGGGACCCTGCCTTGTACCGTTAAAGATGCTTAAGCTAGGGGAGAGGTAGTCATTTACTTTCAATTTGACATGAGGTTGACCATATAATGAAAGTATACTCTGAGTGACCTGCCTGGAAGGTCAAAGGCTTCTAGATTAACTTTCATGAAATTCCATCCCACCccatcaaatgccttttcggcatcaatTCCTAGAACTGCCATAGGTATCCCAGGGGTCTTTGCATGATAAATTGTATGGAAAAGTTTGGCCGTGTTGTCCCACCCTTCCCGCCCAAGAACAAAACAAGCTTGTTTAGTTCAGAGCAGTGAGGGGATGATACCATGTATAAGAAGGAAAATAATTTTTGCCCATATTTTGAAATCTAGATTTAGGAGGGAGATAGGCCTTTGTGGATCCTTTCCTTTTTTGTGGATAAGCGTTGTGTGCTTCTTGGGTTTGTTTGGGTAGAGGGAGTTGCATGTACAGGGAGTTGCATGTACAGAGTAAATGAGGGATTAGGACAGTTAAGAATTTCTTATATTATAATAGGGGTGTCCGTATGGGCTGGGGCTTTTACCTGGCGGGAAACTGTAGACGACCTTGGTCAGTTCAGATTCAGTGATTAGTATGTGAAGGTTCTCAGCAGAGAGGTCCAGGGTGGGTAGAGTAAGTGAGGAGAGGAAACTATGAATAAGGGCTTCTCTGGCAAAGGGTGGAAGGAGATGCTCAGAATGTTTGAGGTTATACAGCTCAGAATAGAAATGCTGAAAGGCTGCAGTGATAGAATCGGTAATATGGTTTGTGTCACGCATGTGGTCTTGGATGGCATGGATATGTGCCCTATCCCTTGTCTCCTTGATTAGAGAGGGCATGACCCTGCCTTGTTGCCATGGGCAAAGTTACATTGTCAGGAGTATAAAAGTGCCTTAGCTGATCGTGTGTATTAAATATTTCACAATTTCTCCCTCAGCAATAGAAGGTCAGCATGAGTGTACATCATTCTagagatttttttaaacttacattttattgaacattttcaagtttttacaaaaaatattaataaatgcaTTTTGTGTACAAGATTCAAGGGAAGTGCACCAAGGCACCTCTTAGTATACTGCAAAACATCACTGTAATAAATAGGATTTTATGCATGTATTCCAAAGCAGCTATTTGGGCAAGGATAGAATCAATCGCTTTCTGTGCCATGCGTTTTACCCTAGACCCCTAAGGGATAAAGATTCCCCTAATGTAGGCCTTATGTGTCTCCCAGACCAGAGGGTATGAATGTGTAGACCAAACATTGTCGGAGAAGAACGTAGAGATATGCGCAAACATATGCGCAAGATATCCTCATACACTGAGTCTCTGTCAAGAAGCGTCTTATTAAGTCGCCACCTTCACTTCCTGCCCGGGAGATGAGCCATATGGAGAGTAATAACCACAGAAGCATGATTTGATAAACATATTGTCAATGTATGCCTAAGTTAGGGTAGGTAGAACACTGGAGCGAAGTAGGACATAATCAAGCCTTCGGTATAAGTTGTTTACTGTTGAGAAAAATGTTTAGTCTAGCATGGAGGGGTGCAGTGTCCTTCACGAGTCAAGTAGACATGCCTCATGTAGGGATGTGTGTAACCTGCGTAGGGCTCATTATGAAATTAAAGAGCGCTTTGTCGTGGAATCAACCAGGTTAAAGTCGCTGCCTAGGACTATTGGGCCCTCGCAAAGAGCTTAAGCTCCTCCAGTGTTTTTAGCAGCCAGTGAACCTGGCCCTAGTTCAGGGCATATATGTAAGCCAAAATGTATGCACTAGAGGCAATAGAGGCTCACTCATCCAAGTCGAAGTATTTACTGAGGAGTTGAAAGCGGAAACCTTTGTGGATTGCTATCGAGACCCCTTTGGAGGTGGGATTGGTGGAGTATTACCAGTGTGATAAGTATCTCTTTAGGAACAGCAGTATTTAGCGGACCGAAATGGGTTTCCTGAAGAAATGCTATGGAGGTTTTGAGTTTGCGCAGAACAGCAATGACATGATGTCTCTTGTTAGGACTATTCAGCCCTTTAACATTATAagtaattccttggttgaacttgatggacggatgtcttaactatgtaactatgtaagtagaGGTCACAGTCATCTGTCACAGTCGCCGCAGTCATCTGTCACAGTAGCCGAGTCAGAGCGTGGGTGAGAGCGAGGTGAGACAATGAGAGGGCAAAGAGTCACTAAGGAGCTGCTGAGGAGTGGAGGCAATAATATACAATCCAGTGATAACATGGCATAACTGCAACACAGCAATGTGAATAACTGAAAGAAAACAGCCTGATACAAAGCAGTGCAACCTCACAGTAGGGAGGACCGGGAGGAGGAAGAAGTGGAAGGTCATCTTCGGTTTTCCATTTTCCCGGCGAGTATAAACTTTCCAGGGTTCGAAAAACAGTAGTGCAGAAGATCTTCTGAGGTGGCCATGGGTAGTGAGGACGGCTAGACCAAAGGGTACAGCCAGGCGTATTGAACATTATGAGTTGTGGCAGGTCTACCAAAGGTTTCATGATTCTTCTCTTTGCAAGAATAGACGGTGCAATGTCCTGATAGAAGGCAAGTTGTGTGTTGCCATACATCATCGGATGTTGCCATACAACATATTGCCGCAGTAGTGAAGATTTTTTGTTTgtcgccttttttttttcttgtcctctTCTGTTTTCCATTAGTTATTGACTATTTTGTCtccctcttttttattttttattttttgctcacgatggtttaatttttttccacaaaggaagagacaaaaaaagtgaataaacagtgGCTCTTCCGGTCAGTGAGCAACTGAGGAAAGAGAAAACACCACACCACAACAaccagacagaggtatcagcagagagcactgtggtcaggcagaaaataataactaaacttcctctgtagtatagaacaGCTGATcattcctggaaggattaagatttttttaatagaagtaatttacaaatatttacatatatttaatttacaaatctgtttaactttatagagctagttgatgtgaaaaaaaaattgtgctccaccagagtacccctttaaatttcagtgcCAAATGTGCTTTGAACCATGGCAATTTTATTTAAGAAATAACAAATAGATGGTGTATGGTGGGAGGGGATGTGTCCATCCTTGTGGAGGTGGGAGGTGatttgtgtgtctgctcatgcagtcttGTCTATGAGTaatctcttgtccatgagtcatggacaagagatgactcatagacaagactgcatgagcagacacacaaatcacctcccaccaccacaaggatggACACATCCCCTCCCACTACACACCaattacctcccaccaccacaaggagggacacgccccttcccctgagaggatttataACACTCTGAGCTAATAAAAAGAGGTatgaaaatttgatgtacatggtcaggattaggtacagtttttgtgggatctgacaagtacactttaaagttGGTTTATCCATTTAAACATTAGATTTTCTTCAAATTAAAGTGAGATCCTGTGTTCTCAGCAGCTCATGTGCTTTGTTGCTTAGGTCCAGGTAACCCTGCTCAGCTCTACAGATTTCTCAGTGAAGAATTGCCAGGGCTGCCTGAGGTCTATTTGTGTCTGCGCCGGTCAAACAGCTGCCATTAGCTGGAGTATCACTCCCAACATCATAGGTAATTTCCACAAGGCTTCAGAATCGGGTACAATAATATGAAACTATTTACtttaattatattttaaaagCCCAGCACGCTTTCATTCATTTTGAGGATGAAAAATGCTTATTTATGGACAGTGATAAAAATACAGATTCATAGGACAGACATATACCGATATGATTATGTAAGACATGCCTAAGGGTAAGTTCATAGGCACTTCATGGCAGATTTTCTCTCTTtggattttctgacacaaaatctgCAATACAGAGGAATCAAAACAGATGAGATTGGAACAAATCCCACTGTGGGAACAGACCTACGGTGTATATTTCTTAGTCTACAGTTTTATTGCGGAAGCATTGTCAATTGAGTGTAGATTTTCCCTATTGACATTAATGGGGAAGTAAAATCTGCAATGAATTTGCAGTGAAATgtattgttgcagattttgctatgGATTTCCTTTAGCATTCACAGTGTATCAACAACATAAATTGACATCTACTCCGCAGGTCAATTTCCACATGGGAAATTTAGTGTGTGGTGACCTGTGGAGCATTTTATATGTTGGCCCACCAGGAAAAATCCTTCATTTGATCAGGCTGACTGTTACAAGCTGCCTGTAGATTAGATCACTtgctgctgggatttttagtcttTACTGATGCCCAATTTATGAGTATAAAAGTGTTACTGTAAATATGTACTTCCATATAACTCATTTGGGGCCTACCTGGAGATCCATAGAACAACACTACAAGCAGTGCATTGATGGGTCCTCCCCAGTCCTGTTACCGATGTTTGAAGCACACTTATGCCCTGAGTGTGCTTCATACACAGTGGGTCctggctactatcagcagccaggacccagggttaatgctggacatctccGATtcgggccaatgcccggcattaaccctctaGATGCCGCAAGCAAAGTGGATCGCGATgtattaaatattaaaataacgatcccggcagctcagcggagctaatCGGGACTGTcgcagtgaaatcgcgatgtcccgatcagctaagtgGATGGCGGGAGAGCCCTTACCTTGCTGTCCGATTGGTGCTCTGATGTCCcgagccatggcaggctggagcagcagagcaccgattacactgatcaatgcttagccaaagcttagcattgaacagtgtaggcaatcgaaatagtgtaaaaaaaaaagttaataaatgtgaataagcccctctccttataaaagtttaaatcactcccccatttcccatttttaaaataaaatagtgtaatcaaaaatgaacataaacatgtggtaccgccacgtgcgtaaatgtccgaactattaaaatataaggttagctaaactgcacggtcaattccatacacgtaaaaaaataccaaggtccaacattgtgcatttttggttacttcatataccctaaaataaaaaaaagcgatcaaaaagtcctatcaaaacaaaaatggcacagataaaaactacagatcacagaacAAAAAATTTGTCCCCATACACATCTCCGTATATGGAACAATAAAAAGATTATatcggtcagaagatgacaattttaaacataccaattttggtgcatgtagttaggatttttttaaaagtaaaactaaactaaaacctacatatattggtatccttgtaactgtatggatctacagaataaagaaaaggtgtcggttgtaccaaaaagtgcactgcatagcaaTGGAAAccccctaaagttacaaaatggtgtttatttatttattttttctttcacctcacaaataagatattattttttttgctttgccacagattatgttatgagtgatgttattacaaagtacaattggtgacacacacaaaaaaaagccctt from the Hyla sarda isolate aHylSar1 unplaced genomic scaffold, aHylSar1.hap1 scaffold_3300, whole genome shotgun sequence genome contains:
- the LOC130330261 gene encoding alpha-2-macroglobulin-P-like; translation: EIGMKILTNTRILQPVEKQRCVLPLDVLEIPLFEKRTEEFEKRTQEFELKIRKFFPDTWLWNLVLIGNPVDSKLSLTSIQVTVPDTITQFNAGAFCMGNDGFGLSPQASLTVFKPFFVDLALPYSIIQGETLSIKANVFNYLNQCLMVQVTLLSSTDFSVKNCQGCLRSICVCAGQTAAISWSITPNIIGSLTLTVRVEAVTSKELCNGKVPYVPAKGNIDILQRQLLVKPGGIRKEITENIYLCLNASVNSIQRLFSLTLPSIWVKKSESAYISVLGSQASFTQGRAFFMLNLLQVTPNID